A DNA window from Oscillatoria sp. FACHB-1406 contains the following coding sequences:
- the recG gene encoding ATP-dependent DNA helicase RecG, with translation MTAWEPNWERLYKALSVEAERGFVDLMGKQYHFSEFVMLELSKPLATGTLEQQRRWRDMAIAFSEYPHCNPEERRNLTIAARNLFDNLQNRQETPQEPPQSEITSKTPKTAPIAAQAPSSYASKPSLNTPLRELAEIQRRRIAKPLEERLGLYTVRDVLFYYPRDHIDYARQVNIGQLVAGETVTLVGTVKRSNCFTSPKNKKLTIFELILRDRTGQIKLNRFFGGANFTNRGWQERLKRQYPEGSVIAASGLVKQNKYGFTLDNPEIEILDGPGAAIESIKIGRILPVYPLVEGVTADVVRHAVLAALPATESITDPLPAVLKRQYGLIGLKDAIAQIHFPSDRDSLTHARRRLVFDEFFYLQLGFLQRRAQLKKAEKSAVLVPSGELSEQFKRILPFSLTNAQQRVVGEILQDLNSETPMNRLVQGDVGSGKTVVGVYAILAAIQSGYQAALMAPTEVLAEQHYRKLVTWFNLLHLPVELLTGSTKAAKRREIHAQLETGELPLLVGTHALIQDKVKFRQLGLVVIDEQHRFGVEQRARLLDKGRSPHVLTMTATPIPRTLALTLHGDLDVSQIDELPPGRQPIQTTALNGKQRRQAYDLIRREIAQGRQVYVILPMIEESEKMDLRAATQEYERLQEIFPEFKVGLLHGRMSSAEKEDVLKQFRDNETQIIVSTTVIEVGVDVPNATVMLIENAERFGLSQLHQLRGRVGRGSHQSYCLLMSGTNNPDAKQRLAVLEQSQDGFFISEMDLRFRGPGEVLGRRQSGVADFALASLVEDQEVLNLAREAAEKLIFADESLGGMSSLKKELEIRYQKLMGGSILT, from the coding sequence ATGACAGCGTGGGAACCAAACTGGGAAAGATTGTACAAAGCGTTGTCCGTCGAAGCGGAACGGGGCTTTGTCGATTTGATGGGCAAACAATATCACTTCAGCGAGTTTGTGATGCTGGAGTTGAGCAAACCGCTTGCAACGGGAACCCTGGAACAACAGCGCCGCTGGCGGGATATGGCGATCGCGTTTTCAGAATATCCCCACTGTAACCCCGAAGAACGCCGCAACCTAACGATCGCAGCCCGTAACCTCTTCGACAACCTCCAGAACCGGCAGGAAACGCCCCAGGAGCCACCTCAAAGCGAAATTACCTCAAAAACGCCCAAAACTGCACCCATCGCCGCCCAAGCCCCTTCTAGCTACGCCTCAAAACCCTCCCTTAACACTCCCCTACGCGAGCTTGCGGAAATTCAACGCCGCCGCATTGCCAAACCCCTCGAAGAACGCCTGGGATTGTATACCGTGCGGGACGTACTCTTTTATTACCCTCGCGACCATATCGACTACGCGCGCCAAGTCAATATCGGGCAACTCGTCGCCGGGGAAACCGTAACCTTAGTGGGAACGGTAAAACGCAGCAATTGCTTCACCAGCCCCAAAAACAAAAAGCTGACGATCTTTGAACTCATTTTGCGCGATCGCACCGGACAAATCAAACTCAATCGCTTCTTCGGCGGCGCAAACTTCACCAATCGCGGTTGGCAAGAACGCCTCAAACGTCAGTATCCCGAAGGTTCCGTCATTGCCGCTTCCGGACTCGTCAAACAAAACAAATACGGCTTCACCCTCGACAATCCCGAAATCGAAATCCTCGATGGCCCCGGTGCCGCGATCGAATCGATTAAAATCGGGCGTATCCTGCCCGTGTATCCTCTCGTGGAAGGCGTAACCGCCGATGTCGTCCGCCATGCCGTCCTCGCCGCCCTCCCCGCCACCGAAAGCATTACCGATCCCCTCCCGGCCGTACTGAAGAGACAATATGGGTTAATTGGCTTAAAAGACGCGATCGCACAGATCCATTTTCCCAGCGATCGCGACAGCCTTACCCACGCCCGCCGCCGCCTCGTTTTCGACGAATTCTTCTACCTCCAACTCGGCTTCCTACAACGCCGCGCCCAACTCAAAAAAGCCGAAAAAAGCGCCGTCCTCGTCCCCAGCGGCGAACTCAGCGAACAATTCAAACGCATCCTTCCCTTCTCCCTCACCAACGCCCAACAGCGCGTCGTCGGCGAAATCCTCCAAGACTTAAACTCCGAAACCCCCATGAACCGCCTCGTACAAGGCGATGTCGGTTCCGGAAAAACCGTCGTCGGCGTGTATGCCATCCTCGCCGCCATCCAATCCGGCTACCAAGCCGCACTCATGGCCCCCACCGAAGTCCTCGCCGAACAGCACTACCGCAAACTCGTCACCTGGTTCAACCTCCTCCACCTTCCCGTCGAACTCCTCACCGGTTCCACCAAAGCAGCCAAACGCCGCGAAATACACGCCCAACTCGAAACCGGCGAACTGCCCCTCCTCGTCGGCACTCACGCCCTGATTCAAGATAAAGTCAAATTCCGGCAACTCGGGCTAGTCGTCATCGACGAACAGCACCGCTTCGGAGTCGAACAGCGCGCCCGCCTCCTCGATAAAGGGCGTTCTCCCCACGTCCTCACCATGACAGCAACCCCCATTCCGCGCACCCTCGCCCTTACCCTCCACGGCGACTTAGATGTGTCTCAAATCGACGAACTCCCACCGGGCAGACAGCCGATTCAAACCACCGCCCTCAACGGCAAACAGCGCCGCCAAGCCTACGATTTAATCCGCCGCGAAATCGCCCAAGGACGGCAAGTTTATGTGATTTTGCCGATGATTGAAGAGTCGGAAAAAATGGACTTGCGCGCCGCCACGCAGGAATACGAACGGCTGCAAGAAATATTCCCAGAATTCAAAGTCGGACTATTGCACGGACGCATGAGTTCTGCTGAAAAAGAGGACGTTTTAAAGCAATTTCGCGACAATGAAACGCAAATTATCGTTTCAACGACAGTGATTGAAGTTGGGGTAGATGTACCCAATGCAACCGTCATGTTAATTGAAAATGCAGAACGCTTTGGACTCTCGCAACTGCATCAATTGCGGGGCAGAGTCGGGCGCGGTTCCCATCAGTCTTATTGCTTGTTAATGAGCGGAACCAATAATCCCGATGCCAAACAACGCTTAGCGGTTTTGGAACAATCGCAGGATGGCTTTTTTATCTCGGAGATGGACTTGCGTTTTCGCGGCCCCGGTGAGGTTTTGGGACGGCGACAGTCGGGTGTTGCCGACTTTGCGCTGGCGAGTTTGGTGGAAGATCAAGAGGTGTTGAACTTGGCGCGAGAAGCGGCAGAAAAGTTGATTTTTGCGGATGAATCCTTGGGCGGGATGTCGTCGTTGAAGAAGGAGTTGGAGATTCGGTATCAAAAGTTAATGGGCGGGTCGATTTTAACGTAG
- a CDS encoding Uma2 family endonuclease, with protein MIQTNSSLLDFETFITRNNEEEWCELIDGEIVNLEPTGLHEQVIDFLARKIHVEIDRLALPYTIPHRCLIRISDTTAFRPDLIVLDRTQLPNEPLWQYQPIITSGAAIKLIAEVVSTNWQNDYARKVEDYALFGVPEYWIVDYLGLGGREYIGNPKQPTMTVCQLVREFYEKNLLRANDLLLSSIFPELSLPIEEIFAAGQL; from the coding sequence ATGATTCAAACTAATTCTTCACTCTTAGATTTCGAGACGTTCATTACACGGAATAATGAGGAAGAATGGTGCGAGCTTATTGATGGAGAGATAGTCAATTTGGAGCCGACAGGATTACACGAGCAAGTTATCGATTTTTTAGCCCGAAAAATTCATGTTGAAATCGATCGCCTCGCCCTTCCTTATACGATTCCTCACCGCTGTCTAATTCGCATCTCCGATACAACTGCCTTTCGCCCCGATTTAATTGTTTTAGATCGAACCCAACTTCCAAACGAACCTCTTTGGCAATATCAACCGATAATTACGTCGGGTGCTGCTATTAAATTAATTGCCGAAGTGGTCAGCACGAACTGGCAGAATGACTATGCACGAAAAGTCGAAGATTATGCTTTGTTTGGCGTTCCTGAATATTGGATTGTCGATTATCTGGGCTTAGGAGGGCGAGAATATATTGGCAACCCCAAGCAACCGACAATGACAGTTTGTCAGCTTGTTCGAGAGTTTTATGAAAAAAACTTACTCAGAGCTAATGATTTGCTCCTCTCCTCAATTTTTCCCGAATTAAGCCTCCCCATAGAAGAGATTTTCGCGGCGGGGCAACTGTAA
- a CDS encoding peroxiredoxin, with translation MNRRTFNQILLALCLTFLASLNWTAPAFALGGPQPPLNSPAPDFSLPTNTGDGTLSLSDFRGQWVVLYFYPKDFTSGCTLEARRFQQDLPEYLARNARVIGVSADDVDSHAEFCDSEGLKFPLLADTKGAVSKAYGSWLAPMSLRHTYIIDPEGILRATFLGVQPAIHSTEVLAKLDELAQT, from the coding sequence ATGAATCGCCGCACCTTTAACCAAATCCTCCTCGCTCTTTGCCTTACCTTCCTCGCCAGCCTGAACTGGACAGCCCCAGCCTTTGCCCTCGGCGGCCCTCAACCCCCCTTAAACAGTCCCGCCCCCGACTTCTCCCTCCCCACCAACACCGGCGACGGAACCCTTTCCCTCAGCGACTTTCGCGGTCAATGGGTTGTATTGTACTTCTACCCCAAAGACTTTACCTCCGGCTGCACCTTAGAAGCGCGCCGCTTCCAACAAGATTTACCCGAATATCTCGCCAGAAATGCCCGCGTGATTGGCGTTTCTGCCGATGACGTAGACTCTCATGCCGAATTCTGCGATTCTGAAGGCTTGAAATTTCCCCTTCTTGCCGATACGAAAGGCGCAGTCAGTAAAGCTTACGGTTCTTGGCTTGCACCAATGTCCCTGCGCCATACCTACATCATCGACCCCGAAGGAATCCTGCGCGCAACATTCCTTGGCGTTCAACCCGCCATTCACAGCACGGAAGTTTTAGCGAAACTGGATGAATTAGCTCAAACCTAA
- a CDS encoding DUF4079 domain-containing protein: protein MTFEIPQTVKAYSQFFHPALMWVLLAMTVYALYSGLKIRQTRSADKEVRKELIKKNFTDKHYKVGSILLSLMVAGAIGAMAVTYINNGKIFFGPHLLVGLGMTVAIATSAALVPFMQKGNELARYSHITINVTLLGLFFWQAVSGVEILGRIISKM from the coding sequence ATGACTTTTGAAATTCCGCAAACGGTTAAGGCGTATTCGCAATTTTTCCATCCGGCGTTAATGTGGGTGTTGTTAGCGATGACGGTGTACGCCCTATACTCCGGACTGAAAATTCGCCAAACGCGCAGCGCTGATAAAGAAGTTCGTAAGGAACTGATTAAAAAGAACTTCACCGACAAACATTATAAAGTCGGTTCGATCCTCTTATCTTTAATGGTCGCGGGCGCGATCGGCGCGATGGCTGTTACTTATATTAATAACGGCAAAATCTTTTTCGGGCCGCACTTGCTGGTGGGCTTGGGAATGACTGTCGCGATCGCAACTTCTGCTGCTCTGGTTCCTTTCATGCAGAAAGGCAACGAACTTGCTCGTTATAGCCATATTACGATTAACGTAACGCTTTTGGGATTATTTTTCTGGCAAGCGGTATCGGGCGTGGAAATCCTCGGACGTATCATTAGCAAAATGTAG
- a CDS encoding DUF1997 domain-containing protein, whose amino-acid sequence MHLPLSNRQFQPQFDRVAEADSLIIASERSPEQLEIDATVPFYFETRFRGNMGMYAAVSTVAEYLSAHEGWFCRCAKPMSAEPLGKNGYILTVGRFGSFGYEVEPKMGVVLLPPEDNEYVMYSVPVPDYTPPGYEIDYSASMKLTEVAAEATDWAMQNHYKKAAVYPTHLTQVEWNLQLKVAVRFPKFINKLPHSLIQNSGDRLLAEIVRQVSPRLTYKVQKDFHDNLGLPIPPKQSRPFVNV is encoded by the coding sequence ATGCACTTACCCCTTAGCAATCGCCAATTTCAACCCCAGTTCGATCGGGTTGCCGAAGCCGACTCATTAATCATCGCCAGCGAACGGAGTCCAGAGCAATTGGAAATCGATGCAACCGTTCCCTTTTACTTCGAGACGCGCTTTCGGGGGAATATGGGAATGTATGCTGCGGTGTCAACGGTGGCAGAATATCTAAGCGCCCATGAGGGTTGGTTTTGTCGCTGTGCCAAACCCATGAGTGCCGAACCGTTAGGAAAAAATGGTTATATCTTAACCGTCGGACGTTTTGGTTCGTTTGGCTATGAAGTCGAACCGAAAATGGGAGTCGTACTGTTACCGCCTGAAGATAATGAGTACGTGATGTACAGCGTCCCCGTTCCCGATTACACGCCTCCGGGTTATGAAATTGACTATTCCGCTTCGATGAAGCTGACGGAAGTGGCGGCAGAAGCAACGGATTGGGCAATGCAAAATCATTACAAAAAGGCTGCCGTTTATCCGACGCACCTCACGCAGGTTGAATGGAACTTGCAGTTAAAAGTTGCAGTGCGCTTTCCGAAGTTTATTAACAAACTTCCTCATTCCTTAATTCAAAATAGCGGCGATCGCTTACTCGCTGAAATCGTGCGCCAAGTTTCTCCCCGACTCACCTACAAAGTTCAAAAAGATTTTCACGACAATCTCGGCTTGCCGATTCCGCCGAAACAATCTCGTCCTTTTGTTAACGTTTAA
- a CDS encoding DUF72 domain-containing protein gives MTNSTAKSFYLGCAVWSYKGWVGDFFPPKSPAKDFLSLYAQRLATVEGNTTFYAVPQQATVERWAAETPPGFKFCPKVPKAITHEGLLVPHIEAALSFCDRMAYLGDRLGPIFAQLPPSYNPQQWDDLQEFLTKLPRDRFSFALEVRHRDWFEESNAERLNQLLRELAIARVLLDTRPIYNAPDDPQLASERRKPQLPLQPSVTAEFSLVRFISHPEDEYNCRYLQEWEQWIKSELEGGTQIYFFVHCPIEARSPHIAGSFQHQLESAGVPIPPLPSDRPPQSPDQLSLF, from the coding sequence ATGACAAATTCAACGGCTAAATCCTTCTATTTAGGCTGCGCGGTTTGGTCTTATAAAGGGTGGGTGGGTGACTTTTTTCCCCCCAAAAGTCCCGCCAAAGATTTTCTATCGCTCTACGCTCAGCGCCTTGCTACAGTAGAGGGCAATACAACCTTCTACGCCGTACCGCAGCAAGCTACAGTCGAGCGCTGGGCAGCCGAAACGCCCCCCGGATTTAAGTTTTGCCCTAAAGTCCCGAAAGCCATCACTCACGAGGGTTTATTGGTTCCCCATATCGAGGCGGCGTTGAGTTTTTGCGATCGCATGGCTTATTTGGGCGACAGACTGGGGCCGATTTTTGCTCAACTTCCCCCCAGTTACAATCCGCAACAGTGGGATGACTTGCAAGAATTCTTAACAAAACTGCCTCGGGATCGCTTTTCCTTTGCCTTGGAAGTCCGCCATCGCGACTGGTTTGAGGAAAGCAACGCCGAACGGTTAAATCAATTGTTGCGCGAATTAGCGATCGCGCGCGTTCTACTCGATACTCGCCCCATCTACAACGCACCCGACGATCCCCAACTCGCCTCGGAACGTCGCAAACCGCAACTTCCTTTGCAACCCAGCGTTACGGCTGAGTTTAGCTTAGTGCGTTTTATTTCCCATCCGGAGGATGAGTATAATTGCAGGTATTTGCAAGAATGGGAGCAATGGATAAAATCTGAGTTAGAAGGAGGAACGCAAATCTACTTTTTTGTCCATTGTCCGATCGAAGCGCGATCGCCCCATATTGCCGGTTCGTTTCAGCACCAACTCGAGAGCGCTGGCGTACCCATTCCACCACTCCCCAGCGATCGCCCGCCGCAGTCTCCCGACCAGCTAAGTCTATTTTGA
- a CDS encoding GNAT family N-acetyltransferase, which translates to MNQRKLAYNVQWMQKIAEIPKMAWDELAQPLKTPFLEWEWLQNLETSGSAIARTGWQPYHLTVWRGREPIALAPLYLKTHSYGEFVFDHQWADLSHRLGIRYYPKLLGMTPFTPATGYRFIIAPGEDETELTALMMAEIERFCTRNGISGCHFLFVDPDWQPQLERHGYTGWLHHSYIWTNRNFNNFDDYLQCFNANQRRNIKRERKAVDKAQLRLEILSGEDIPHPLFPTIYNFYSSTCDKFYWGSKYLTRKFFEQLYPNYRDRVVLFAAYRDDDSHNPVGLSFCIHKGENLYGRYWGCFQEYDCLHFETCYYKPIEWAISQNIQMFDPGAGGQHKRRRGFPATPNYSYHRFYNSRMSQILRSYIQEVNEMEGEEIEAINQDLPFSKREIQLDVNV; encoded by the coding sequence ATGAACCAACGAAAGCTTGCTTATAATGTCCAGTGGATGCAAAAAATCGCGGAAATCCCTAAAATGGCTTGGGACGAACTCGCACAGCCGTTAAAAACGCCATTTTTGGAGTGGGAATGGTTGCAAAACCTCGAAACTTCCGGAAGCGCGATCGCGCGGACGGGATGGCAACCCTATCATTTAACGGTATGGCGGGGACGCGAACCGATCGCGCTTGCCCCTCTCTACCTCAAAACTCACAGTTACGGCGAATTTGTCTTCGACCATCAATGGGCGGATTTATCCCATCGTTTGGGGATTCGCTATTACCCCAAACTGTTGGGGATGACTCCCTTTACTCCCGCGACGGGCTATCGCTTTATTATCGCTCCCGGCGAAGATGAAACCGAGTTAACGGCGCTAATGATGGCAGAAATCGAGCGCTTTTGCACGCGCAACGGCATATCGGGCTGTCATTTTCTTTTTGTAGATCCCGACTGGCAGCCCCAACTCGAACGACACGGTTACACCGGTTGGCTGCACCACAGCTACATTTGGACGAATCGTAACTTTAACAACTTTGACGACTACCTGCAATGCTTTAATGCCAACCAGCGCCGCAATATCAAACGCGAACGCAAAGCGGTCGATAAGGCACAATTGCGCCTAGAAATCCTCAGTGGCGAAGATATTCCTCATCCTTTATTTCCTACAATTTACAATTTCTACAGCAGCACTTGCGATAAGTTTTATTGGGGCAGTAAATATCTGACGCGAAAATTTTTCGAGCAGCTTTATCCAAATTATCGCGATCGCGTCGTTCTCTTTGCGGCTTACCGAGACGATGATTCCCATAATCCCGTCGGTTTATCGTTCTGCATTCACAAAGGCGAAAACCTCTACGGACGGTATTGGGGCTGCTTTCAAGAATACGATTGCCTCCACTTTGAAACCTGCTACTATAAACCGATCGAATGGGCAATTTCCCAAAACATTCAAATGTTCGATCCGGGTGCGGGCGGACAACACAAGCGGCGGCGCGGCTTTCCCGCTACCCCAAATTATAGTTATCATCGATTTTATAACTCTCGTATGAGCCAAATTTTACGCTCTTACATTCAGGAAGTTAATGAGATGGAGGGCGAAGAAATCGAGGCAATCAATCAAGATTTGCCTTTTAGCAAGCGCGAGATTCAATTGGATGTCAATGTTTAA
- a CDS encoding RibD family protein has product MRSRSGDLHPSELPPTIKKRYNPSSVISGWNNANARSSRVCDGGGIIFAHPYYHSLAFTVNRPHTTVVLAMSADGKIADRSRTAAHIGSHHDKLHLERQIARADALLLGAGTLRADQASLPVTTPALLDERQQQGKPPQPINIVCSPSGNLDPDWNFFRQGIPRWLLTSPEGAQRWQEQPQFERVLIGAATPSAERLVFDWPVVLEQLAQFNLHRIAVLGGAELIASLLAVNLIDEFWITLCPVILGGADAATPVAGQGFFTAEAPRLDLCEVINIEGELFLNYRVKR; this is encoded by the coding sequence ATGCGATCGCGCAGCGGCGACTTGCACCCTTCTGAGCTTCCTCCTACAATAAAGAAACGTTATAATCCCTCTTCTGTCATCTCGGGCTGGAATAACGCAAATGCGCGATCCTCGCGAGTTTGTGACGGAGGAGGCATTATTTTTGCCCACCCTTACTACCATTCTCTGGCTTTTACAGTGAATCGCCCTCATACCACTGTTGTACTCGCCATGAGTGCGGATGGCAAGATTGCCGATCGCTCCCGCACTGCGGCTCATATTGGCTCGCATCACGATAAGCTACACCTCGAACGTCAGATTGCTCGCGCGGATGCCCTTCTTTTGGGCGCGGGAACCTTGCGCGCCGACCAAGCCAGCCTCCCAGTGACGACTCCTGCCCTCCTCGACGAGCGCCAGCAACAAGGCAAACCCCCCCAACCGATTAACATCGTTTGTTCGCCCTCGGGCAATCTCGATCCCGATTGGAACTTTTTTCGCCAGGGCATTCCCCGCTGGTTGTTAACGTCCCCCGAAGGAGCGCAACGCTGGCAAGAGCAACCTCAGTTCGAGCGCGTTCTCATTGGTGCTGCTACCCCGTCCGCCGAGCGTCTCGTCTTCGATTGGCCGGTTGTTTTAGAGCAACTCGCTCAATTTAATCTCCACCGGATTGCCGTCCTTGGCGGCGCGGAGCTAATTGCGTCTCTTTTGGCTGTTAATTTAATCGATGAATTCTGGATTACGCTCTGTCCCGTCATTCTGGGCGGTGCGGATGCGGCTACGCCAGTGGCGGGACAGGGATTTTTCACCGCTGAAGCACCTAGGTTGGATTTGTGCGAGGTGATTAATATCGAGGGAGAACTGTTTTTGAACTATCGCGTTAAACGTTAA
- a CDS encoding sensor histidine kinase — protein MAKPSSPSFRRILLSRLILLSVPVLLLGMCVTSTVTYRKARRALLDTARQNLTESAIRKAESMSQEIASLKKYLAATSQNNVLVEEQRDNYQEFVQLSIEQLPTQVQCLQLIEVQTRSLSASTCGSQKLFDPEENSWPTTNRQLLLDSAQVKLQVLLPSPSTTAYPAKPIGNLPPSSKLSLRLEVPVYNSTGNLSHILVLKTIIEQQSQIRPGSLTGYSVVIDESRTILMHPDPQRIGRNIAREVDASRYESLLKNAFSGRKDFLHFEFQGQAESVAGYTAISSPIAPDSNEQWAILAVTSLDDALAGLWEIQKTLVLLLLTLTLSLIGASFLVILYLSQDIARPLEKLRDFALDEDNLYSNDQVPQNLKIREFNELASALNRMVKRLKAWALELESAWKEAQTANQLKSEFLKTISHELRTPLNGIIGSIRLIADGFCDDREEEMEFLEQADRAAVRLSGIINDLLDISKIESGQLTVTLEIVDFTQLLAEAIAPYQPALEAKALILIPPETQASYKVHADPAKLKQVFSNIIDNAIKFTKTGKITVSVCVESLVSALNPRGEESHSIHSPVTHPTKQVVATIEDTGIGIAADKMDKLFRPFVMVDGSTTREAGGTGLGLALSRNFIELMGGTIVLTSSGKDKGTKVKIALPLIMNR, from the coding sequence ATGGCTAAGCCATCTTCCCCATCATTTCGTCGCATCTTACTCTCGCGCCTTATTCTGCTCAGCGTACCCGTCCTGCTGCTCGGAATGTGCGTAACTTCCACCGTAACTTACCGAAAAGCGCGTCGCGCTCTTTTAGACACGGCAAGGCAAAACCTCACTGAAAGTGCCATTCGCAAAGCCGAAAGCATGAGCCAAGAGATCGCTTCCTTAAAAAAATATTTGGCAGCGACGAGCCAAAACAATGTTTTAGTGGAAGAGCAACGCGACAACTATCAAGAGTTCGTGCAACTCTCGATCGAGCAACTTCCCACCCAAGTTCAGTGCTTGCAGTTAATCGAAGTCCAAACGCGAAGCTTATCGGCTAGCACCTGCGGTTCGCAAAAACTGTTTGACCCCGAAGAAAACTCCTGGCCGACAACCAATCGCCAACTGCTCTTAGATAGCGCGCAAGTTAAGCTCCAAGTTCTCTTACCCTCTCCGAGTACGACAGCTTACCCCGCCAAACCGATCGGGAACTTACCTCCTTCGAGCAAGTTGTCGCTGCGGCTGGAAGTTCCCGTTTATAACAGCACCGGCAATTTATCTCATATTCTTGTTCTCAAAACGATTATCGAGCAACAAAGTCAAATCAGACCGGGTTCTTTAACAGGCTATTCCGTTGTCATCGACGAGAGTCGCACCATTCTCATGCACCCCGATCCCCAACGAATCGGTCGCAATATCGCTCGCGAAGTCGATGCTTCGAGATACGAGAGCCTTCTCAAAAATGCTTTCTCCGGTCGGAAGGATTTTTTGCACTTTGAGTTTCAAGGTCAGGCAGAATCCGTCGCAGGCTATACGGCAATTTCTAGTCCCATCGCTCCGGATTCCAACGAGCAATGGGCTATCCTCGCCGTAACGAGTCTCGATGACGCGCTCGCCGGTCTCTGGGAGATTCAAAAGACTTTAGTGCTGCTGCTGCTGACGCTAACTCTCTCGTTGATTGGCGCGAGTTTTTTGGTGATTCTCTATCTCTCGCAAGATATCGCTCGTCCCCTCGAAAAGCTTAGAGATTTTGCCCTCGATGAGGATAATCTTTACTCCAACGACCAAGTGCCGCAGAATTTAAAAATTCGGGAGTTTAACGAGTTAGCCAGTGCGTTAAACCGTATGGTCAAACGTCTTAAGGCTTGGGCATTGGAATTGGAGAGCGCTTGGAAAGAAGCGCAAACGGCAAACCAACTGAAAAGCGAGTTTTTGAAGACAATTTCCCACGAATTGCGAACGCCTCTCAATGGGATTATCGGCTCGATTCGTTTAATTGCCGATGGATTTTGCGACGATCGCGAGGAAGAGATGGAGTTTCTCGAACAGGCAGATCGCGCTGCTGTACGCCTGAGCGGAATTATCAACGATCTCCTCGATATTTCTAAAATTGAGTCGGGTCAATTGACGGTGACGCTAGAGATCGTTGATTTCACTCAATTGTTAGCCGAAGCGATCGCGCCTTATCAACCTGCCCTAGAAGCAAAAGCCTTGATCCTCATCCCGCCCGAAACTCAAGCGTCCTACAAAGTTCACGCCGACCCCGCTAAACTCAAACAAGTTTTTTCTAACATTATTGATAATGCCATTAAATTTACTAAAACCGGGAAAATTACGGTTTCAGTCTGCGTTGAATCTCTTGTTTCTGCTTTGAACCCTCGAGGCGAGGAGAGTCACTCGATTCATTCCCCTGTAACTCACCCCACGAAGCAGGTCGTCGCTACAATTGAGGATACCGGGATCGGCATTGCTGCCGACAAGATGGATAAACTCTTTCGTCCTTTCGTTATGGTGGATGGCTCGACGACCCGCGAGGCGGGGGGGACGGGCTTGGGTTTGGCACTCTCTCGCAATTTTATTGAGTTAATGGGCGGAACAATCGTGTTAACCAGTTCCGGTAAAGATAAAGGAACAAAGGTTAAAATTGCTCTGCCTTTAATCATGAATCGTTGA
- the fni gene encoding type 2 isopentenyl-diphosphate Delta-isomerase → MTDTQARKADHIRICLEEDVRFEEQTHGLERYRFEHCCLPELDCDRIELSTEFLGKSLGAPLLISSMTGGTERAKTINRRLAVVAQTYKLAMGVGSQRVAIERPEVADTFAVRDLAPDILLFANLGAVQLNYTYGLRQCLQAVELLEADALILHLNPLQECIQPQGDRDFSQLLDKIELICSKLPVPVIVKEVGNGISAKMARVLIEAGVGAIDVAGAGGTSWAKVESQRSHSPMQRRLGQTFADWGLPTAECVVSIRQQYRDVPLIASGGLRNGLDAAKAIALGADLAGLAFPFLQAASDSAAATDELAQLLLAELRTVLFCTGNANIFALKQSNCLQKLAP, encoded by the coding sequence ATGACTGATACTCAAGCTCGAAAGGCAGACCATATTCGGATTTGTCTGGAAGAAGATGTTCGTTTCGAGGAGCAAACTCACGGTTTAGAACGCTATCGGTTCGAGCATTGCTGTTTGCCCGAACTCGATTGCGATCGCATCGAACTTTCTACGGAATTTTTGGGGAAGTCTCTCGGCGCGCCTCTATTGATTTCTTCAATGACGGGAGGAACCGAACGCGCTAAGACGATCAATCGCCGCTTGGCGGTGGTGGCGCAAACTTACAAGCTGGCAATGGGCGTGGGATCTCAACGGGTCGCGATCGAACGTCCGGAGGTTGCGGATACGTTCGCCGTGCGCGATCTCGCTCCCGATATTCTCCTGTTTGCCAATCTCGGAGCCGTACAACTGAATTATACTTACGGTTTGCGGCAGTGTTTGCAAGCCGTCGAGCTTTTAGAAGCAGATGCGCTGATCTTGCATCTCAATCCTTTGCAGGAGTGCATCCAACCCCAGGGCGATCGCGATTTTTCCCAATTACTTGACAAAATCGAATTGATATGTAGCAAGCTCCCGGTTCCGGTCATTGTTAAGGAAGTCGGCAACGGCATCTCAGCGAAGATGGCGCGAGTGTTAATCGAAGCGGGAGTGGGCGCGATCGACGTGGCGGGTGCGGGCGGGACATCTTGGGCAAAAGTTGAAAGTCAGCGATCGCACAGTCCGATGCAGCGCCGCTTGGGACAAACCTTTGCCGATTGGGGACTGCCGACAGCGGAATGCGTCGTCAGCATTCGCCAACAATACCGCGACGTTCCGCTGATTGCTTCCGGGGGACTGCGTAACGGTTTAGACGCAGCCAAAGCGATCGCGCTCGGAGCCGATCTCGCCGGACTTGCCTTCCCCTTCCTACAAGCAGCCAGCGATTCTGCCGCCGCCACCGACGAACTCGCGCAACTCCTCCTCGCCGAACTGAGAACGGTTCTCTTCTGTACCGGCAATGCTAACATCTTCGCCCTCAAACAATCGAACTGCCTCCAAAAGTTAGCCCCCTAA